The Natrinema caseinilyticum genomic sequence AACCGACAGATCACGCCTCGTGGGATTCGTATCGATCGATTCGGGCAGTTCCTCCATCACGAGTCCCATCGGATTGGCTTCGAAGACACCGACACGGGTCATATAGTCGTAGAATCTGTTGAGATAGGAGGCGTAGGTCGCGATCGTGCTGGATTCGAATTCACCGCGCAGCGAGTGGATCCAGGCCATACACTCCCGTCGCTCCGGCGCAGCGACCGAATCGACGTCGAAGCGTTCGTCGACGAACCCCTCGAACTGTCGAAGCACGCGCTCGTAGGCCTCGAGCGTCCGTTCGCTCTTGCCGTGGTATCGCTGGTCGTCGAGGAAATACGCGATGGGGTCGTCGACCTCCTCCGGTTGCGCCTGCCCGGGTTCAGTCGTCATCGTCACCACCGTCGACCGTCGTGTACCCTCCGTGGCGCCCGCTGTATCGGATTCGATTGTTCGTCTGCAGTTGCTCGATCGTCTCGTCCAGTCGCGACTCGATGTCTTCGGAAACCGCCTCGAGGAGTTCGTCCCACGAATACGTGTCAGCGGAAAGCAACTCGAGGACCTGCTTTTCGAGGCCGTTACCCCCAGGGTCTGGGTCCGGAGAAGAGGGTTCCATAGTGTCTGATTCGAAACCTTTTCGGCCGGCCTGAACCATCGCTCTGACGAATTCGCTTTGACTCATCCCGAGGTCGTCTGCGTGTGATTGCCATTCAGATTTCTGGTAGGCTGGGACGTACGTTTTGACAGCCGTTCGAGATGTATCCGACGTTTCGCCCATATCCTCTCATCAATCGCGGTGACCTTCAATCTACCCATAATTCGAGCTAAGTGACCTTATCTCGACTCGTATATACCAATAGGCGCCAATTGTGTGCCTACAATTTGATATTGCAGTTGAATATGTGACATAGTTTCGGATATTAATTCCACACTGTTGGTACCACCATTCGAGATATGAGAATTGCGTGCGCCCGTCTCGAGTTGGTGTGTGGAATTTCGAACCGGACGAAACGAGGTCAGTGTGCCGTCTTTTCGCTCCTGCTGACGGTGACGGACGGTCGGTTGTCAGGGTCCCGGATGCGCTCCGTCGACGCGTACTCGTTGCGAGCGAACTGGTCCCCCGCTGTAGTAGTCTCTCTCGAGGGGCCGCCGACGCAGCTTCCGGCAGGCTTCCCGTCTGCCCTTTCTCTCAGTCGTCTTTCGAGGGGTCTCGATACGTCGGCCGACGGACGCACACACCGTCGAAGCGAAGTGACCGCTCTCGGTGGTGCCTCTGCGATGTAGACTCCGGCGACGAACGATCCTCGCCGATTACTGGTCGGATGCCGGGCGAGTTTCGGGCGGTCTCAGACGGCAACGGCTGGGTTCACGGACGAACTCTATTCGAGTGAAGCGGCACAGACCGACCCTACTCTCTTCGCGGACGGATACGTGCCCATCATCGCGAAATCGCTTTCCGGAGCCACAGCGGCCGTCCGATCGCACCTCCGTCGGCTCACCGATTCCCGGTGCTCTCGGGACAGTTGCGCGAGTAACCGTACCCGGGGACTCGTGGGTGATTCGGACGAAACGGGGCCTCGTTAATTGATACCGAGCATCATTATCTGGCGGTTGCTGTCGGACTTACAAACCTTATTTCGCTATACAAAGTTAGCAGGGGTGACGGAGCTTCGCCGACTCCCGTTCACCGTTTGGAGTCGTCACCTCGCCACCCGTCCGTCTGCTCGCCCGAGTCTCGAAACCACCGGCCACCCGACCGGTGTCGATTTCGTACACGGAGTCGGTCCTGAAGGCGCTCTTCGATTTCGGCTTGAATCTCGAGTCCGCGATCAGCGTCCACGTCGTGGGCCGTCGCCGCTCGACCGAAGAACGAGGCAGAACTCGCGGTGTCCGCCGTCACGCTGGCGAGTCGCCGTCGCCGCTGGAAGATCGTCGCTTCGTGAAGGACGGCCTGCACGCGGTAATGCGGGACGATTTTGGTCGTCCGCCGCCAGAATCCCGTGCGCGTGAGCAAAAACCGATCGCCGACCCGGAACCCTCGGTTCACCCATTTCAGGTGGGCCGCGACCGGAACGACGACACCGATTACGAGGAGAACGTACCACTGCCGAACGACGGCAGTGTACCGGGCTCCGAGATACGCGACGGCGACGACGGCGGCGAGAACGAGCAGGTACCGGACCGCATACCGTTCTCTGGCCCGCCTCGGTGGGGACTCGAGGTCCACCGGGCCGAAGGGTTCGATCGCCCGCGCGAGCGCGGTCACGCGGTCGGTGTCTGCGAGCGGAATCGCGGATTCAGACCCGCGTGACTCCTGTCCGGGCGCGTATCCGGCCGTCTCGACGCTCAGCGCCGCGAAGCCGAACCACCGAAACGGGATCGACTCGGAGATCGTAAGCGCCTGGACCTTCTCGAGGGGGATCGTCCCGCTGTAGCGCTGGAGGAGTCCACGTTCGTAATAGAGTTCGTCGTCGACGCGTGTGAGACGGAACCCGTAGTAACGGGTGAACGTGAGCGCTGCGCTGATGACCCAGGCTGCGAGCACGAAAGCCAGGAGTCCCCAGACGATCGCACCCAGTCCCGTTACCGGTCCCGGTAGCTCGGCGGGCCGATCGACCGGAATCAACGTGCTGGGATCGAACCCACTGGCAAAAGAGAGCGCGATACCGCCCAGCACGCTCGCTCCGGGGTCGATCGTGAAGACGCTCAAGATCGCGAGTTCGCGCGGCTGGATTTCGAACAGGACGTCTTCGTCCTCCGCCGTCGCCGTCTCGAGTGACGCGGCGCGGTCTTCGTCCGTGGACGCGTCGCCGCCACCGGTTTCGGTGCGAGCGCCGCGTCTCAGTTGCCGTCTGAGACGGCGGGCCTCCGTTTCGTCTACGTACCGGAGACTGACTTCGGTCTCGCCGCCCCCGGCGGTTTCGATGTGGACCGCGGCGATACCGACGACTCGTTCGACGACGTTCTGTCTGATATCGACGTTTTGAATCCGCCCCAGCGGGAGTTCACGGTCCCGACGCGAAATCACCCCGGACGTGACGTCGAAGGTGTCCTCGGTGAGTTCGTACCGGAACCGCTGGTAATAGGCGAACTCGTAGACGATACCCGTGACGATACCGAACGCGACGAGACCGAAAACCGACAGCAGATCCATCCCGTTCCCGCCCGGGGAGACGACGACGCCGACGACGAAGAACACGAACCCGGTATTGAGACTCCGCGAGAGCGACCGGACGGCGATAGACGCTGGATGGAGCTTTCTCATCTCGCCGTTACACTGCATCTTCTCCCGCGCTCTCGATTGCGAGTCGGCGCAACGCTTCCTGTAAATCTTCGGCGCGTGCAGGCGTCAGTCCGGGAATGGCGACGTCCGAGCTCCGCGAACCGGCGGTAAAGACGACGACCGTCGCGAGGCCGACGGTTCGCTCGAGTGGCGACCGCCGAGAGTCGACGTGTTGAACGCGGACGTACGGGACGACCGTCTGGATCCTGGTGAAGACGCCGCGTTTGATGTACAGATCGTCGTCGCGGAGATCGAACCGCCAGACGGCGTACCGTCGCCAGGCGACGAAGACTCGGATAACGGCCAGTACGATAACGACGGCGGCCACCGCCGGAACGAAGACACTCGGTGCGGGGATCCAGAGATCGGTGCGGGAAAGCGCGATCGCCCCGCCGACGACGAGTCCGCCGAAGATCGCGGCTCGAGCGGTCGCGAGGACGAGCCAGACAACCCGAACCCGCGGGGTGAGCCGTTCCATACGTGTCTCGACGGAACAAACGGGATTAAAGGGTGGGAAAGCGACGGCAATTATCAGGGCGTGAGAGACCGGTCTCACGGAACCGCACGTATCGGTCCACCTCTCGACCTGCGTTTCGAAGTCCGGGACGGCGACGGCGGTCGAGCGAATACGTTCGGGTGCGCCGGGAACGACTGCGTGTTCTCGTTCGTCCGGCGTCGTCCGCGAGAAAATCTGCGCGAGGTCGGCCGTCAGTGGGTTGCGGTCCGAACGTCTTCGACGCGATACAGATCTTCCTGGAGTCCGTCCCCGTCACAGTCCTCGTTCGGACACTCGTAGTGCCACCCATCCTGGGTCGCTTCGCCTTCTCGGAATCGATCGCCACATACCTGACAGAAGAGTTGTCCCTTTTTGCACGTGTCTCGGTGTAACTCGAGGGCGAGCTCCGTCTGAAACGACTGGTTGCAGTTACGACAGGTGTGCATATTTCGTCTGACGCGAGCCTCCATCAAAACTGCTTGGGTTCTTTTATTCCGACGGGATCCGAGGCGATTCGGCGTCACTCTCTCGATTTGCCGATAATACGTCGGGAAAAAAGAGCGAACCGGATTCGGGTTTTACTCACTCGAGAGTATGACTTGTGCCGTCGGGCGTTCGGACGTTTGACCCTCTGTGTACGCCGATCGAACTTCCGTACGTGATCTGGAAATTCAGGGAACGAAGGAGCGACACGGAGAACGTGGCGTCTTTCACCAGTCCTTTGTATCCGAGGACGTAACGGTCGAAGTAATGGATACGCTCGTCATCGGGGGGAGACTGATCGCAGGGGTGTTGCTCATCTTGGCGAACGCCTTCTTCGTCGCTATCGAGTTCGCACTGACTCGCGCTCGTCAGTTCACCGAGGAGGAATTCGTCGGCGGTGACCCGAAACTAGAGCGGGCGTGGGAAATGACGGACGATCTCGAGATCTATCTCACCACGTGTCAGGTGGGTATTACGGCCTCGAGCATCGCGGTCGGGATCGTCGCCGAACCAGCACTGGCTGCCATCTTCGAGCCTCTGTTCGAGAACACGGTACTGGCCACGATCGGCAGCGGGGCGATCATCGCCTTCCTGATCATCAATCTCGTTCACCTGACACACGGCGAGCAGACGCCGACGTATCTCGGCGTCGAACGGTCGCGGATGGTCTGTCGGTACGGCGCGGCGCCGCTTTACTGGTTCCACTGGATAATCTCGCCGCTCATCACGATCGGCGACGGCGTCGCGAAGTGGACCCTCAAACTCTTCGGGATCGAAATGACCGGCGCGTGGCTCGAGACCGAAGAAGACGTCATCGAATCCCGCGCAGACCTCCGGAACCGACTCGGATCGATCCTCGAGGAGGGCGATCTTCCGGACGAACGACGCGAAGAGGTGATGAACGCGTTTCAGATCGGCGAACAGTCGATCCGGGACGTGATGGTCGGGTCGGAGGAAATCGTCGCGCTGTCGACGGACGACGACGCCGACGAAAATCTCCGAAAGATGGCCGAACGGCCGCAAACGCGGTATCCGCTGGCCGGCGCCGAACTGACCGACTTTCGGGGAATCGTCTACACGCCGGTCCTTCTCAGACACCGCGAGGAACTCGCCGATGGCGACGTCGACTTCGCCGAACTGGCCGCACCGCCGATGACCCTCTCACCCGATACGGACGTGAGCGACGCGGTCGACCAGTTTCAGGCGGAAAATCAGGAACTGGCGCTCGTGATCGAAGACGGGGAGGTCGTCGGACTCGTCACGATCACCGACTTGCTCGAGGCGGTGATGGGCGACATCGAGGACCCGCTCGATTTGGAACGGCTCGAAACGGCCGATCGCTGAACGGCCCGCCGGCCGCGGGTCGGTACGACGTCGATCGCTCCGCGGTTCAGTCCGCGGAATACCACCGCGCAAATCCACGGCTTTCGTTTTTGCCCGTCGGTCTGAAACTGGGAGCCGTGCACGACAATATTCTGGTGCCAACCGACGGAAGCGACGCGAGCGCCGCGGCCGTCGACGAGGCGATAGCAATCGCAGATCGGGAACGGACCACGGTCCACTTCCTCT encodes the following:
- a CDS encoding PH domain-containing protein, giving the protein MERLTPRVRVVWLVLATARAAIFGGLVVGGAIALSRTDLWIPAPSVFVPAVAAVVIVLAVIRVFVAWRRYAVWRFDLRDDDLYIKRGVFTRIQTVVPYVRVQHVDSRRSPLERTVGLATVVVFTAGSRSSDVAIPGLTPARAEDLQEALRRLAIESAGEDAV
- a CDS encoding HVO_2901 family zinc finger protein — encoded protein: MHTCRNCNQSFQTELALELHRDTCKKGQLFCQVCGDRFREGEATQDGWHYECPNEDCDGDGLQEDLYRVEDVRTATH
- a CDS encoding DUF5805 domain-containing protein — its product is MGETSDTSRTAVKTYVPAYQKSEWQSHADDLGMSQSEFVRAMVQAGRKGFESDTMEPSSPDPDPGGNGLEKQVLELLSADTYSWDELLEAVSEDIESRLDETIEQLQTNNRIRYSGRHGGYTTVDGGDDDD
- a CDS encoding PH domain-containing protein gives rise to the protein MRKLHPASIAVRSLSRSLNTGFVFFVVGVVVSPGGNGMDLLSVFGLVAFGIVTGIVYEFAYYQRFRYELTEDTFDVTSGVISRRDRELPLGRIQNVDIRQNVVERVVGIAAVHIETAGGGETEVSLRYVDETEARRLRRQLRRGARTETGGGDASTDEDRAASLETATAEDEDVLFEIQPRELAILSVFTIDPGASVLGGIALSFASGFDPSTLIPVDRPAELPGPVTGLGAIVWGLLAFVLAAWVISAALTFTRYYGFRLTRVDDELYYERGLLQRYSGTIPLEKVQALTISESIPFRWFGFAALSVETAGYAPGQESRGSESAIPLADTDRVTALARAIEPFGPVDLESPPRRARERYAVRYLLVLAAVVAVAYLGARYTAVVRQWYVLLVIGVVVPVAAHLKWVNRGFRVGDRFLLTRTGFWRRTTKIVPHYRVQAVLHEATIFQRRRRLASVTADTASSASFFGRAATAHDVDADRGLEIQAEIEERLQDRLRVRNRHRSGGRWFRDSGEQTDGWRGDDSKR
- a CDS encoding hemolysin family protein, whose protein sequence is MDTLVIGGRLIAGVLLILANAFFVAIEFALTRARQFTEEEFVGGDPKLERAWEMTDDLEIYLTTCQVGITASSIAVGIVAEPALAAIFEPLFENTVLATIGSGAIIAFLIINLVHLTHGEQTPTYLGVERSRMVCRYGAAPLYWFHWIISPLITIGDGVAKWTLKLFGIEMTGAWLETEEDVIESRADLRNRLGSILEEGDLPDERREEVMNAFQIGEQSIRDVMVGSEEIVALSTDDDADENLRKMAERPQTRYPLAGAELTDFRGIVYTPVLLRHREELADGDVDFAELAAPPMTLSPDTDVSDAVDQFQAENQELALVIEDGEVVGLVTITDLLEAVMGDIEDPLDLERLETADR